The proteins below are encoded in one region of Saccopteryx leptura isolate mSacLep1 chromosome 1, mSacLep1_pri_phased_curated, whole genome shotgun sequence:
- the LOC136383579 gene encoding keratin, type II cytoskeletal 5 isoform X1 produces the protein MTQRSSTTIKSGGTRNFSASSVNLLPGCRPRFSSVSVTQSGKSFGGGFGTRSLHGLGGSKRISVGGGYRSGWGGFGGAGHGLGPGTGYRAGGAYSGYGFGGGMNLGAGGIQEVTVNQSLLTPLHLEIDPSLQRVRKEEKEQIKTLNNKFASFIDKVRFLEQQNKVLETKWSLLQEHKTTRANIEPMFDAYINNLKRQLDSLGGERGRLEMELKNMQDVVEDFKNKYEEEINKRTVAENEFVVLKKDVDAAYMNKVELEARVDALMDEINFLRAFYDAELAQLQAQISETSVVLSMDNNRKLDLDSIIAEVKAQYEDIANRSRAEAESWYQTKYEELQRSAGQHGDDLRTTRMEISELNRMMQRLRSEIDSLKKQCAALQAAIAEAEQRGELALKDAKHKLAELEDALQKAKQDMARQLREYQELMNVKLALDIEIATYRKLLEGEECRLTGEGVGPVNISVVSSSGGTGYSGGSGLCVGSGGYGSGYGSGLSYGSGGFSSTSGRNLGGSTSSVRVISKTSSTKKSYRS, from the exons ATGACCCAGCGGTCCTCCACCACCATCAAGTCGGGGGGCACTCGGAACTTCAGTGCCTCCTCTGTGAACCTTCTCCCGGGCTGCCGGCCCCGCTTCAGCTCTGTCTCTGTGACCCAGAGCGGGAAGAGCTTCGGGGGTGGCTTTGGGACCAGGAGCCTTCATGGCCTGGGGGGCAGCAAGAGAATCTCCGTCGGCGGGGGTTACCGCTCAGGCTGGGGCGGCTTTGGCGGTGCTGGGCATGGGCTGGGTCCTGGCACAGGATACAGGGCAGGGGGAGCCTACAGCGGGTACGGATTCGGAGGTGGGATGAATCTTGGAGCTGGGGGCATCCAGGAGGTCACTGTCAACCAGAGCCTTCTGACTCCTCTCCACCTGGAGATCGACCCCTCCCTCCAGCGGGTgcggaaggaagagaaggagcagATCAAGACCCTCAACAACAAGTTCGCCTCCTTCATCGACAAG GTGCGGTTCCTGGAGCAGCAGAACAAGGTCCTAGAGACCAAGTGGAGCCTCCTGCAGGAGCATAAAACCACCAGGGCCAACATCGAGCCCATGTTTGACGCCTACATCAACAACCTGAAGCGGCAGCTGGACAGCCTGGGCGGGGAGCGGGGGAGGCTGGAGATGGAGCTGAAGAACATGCAGGATGTGGTGGAGGACTTCAAGAACAA GTACGAAGAAGAAATCAACAAGCGCACAGTGGCGGAGAATGAGTTTGTGGTGCTCAAGAAG GACGTGGATGCCGCCTACATGAACAAGGTGGAGCTGGAGGCCAGGGTAGATGCCTTAATGGATGAGATCAACTTCCTGAGAGCTTTCTACGATGCG GAGCTGGCTCAGCTTCAGGCCCAGATCTCCGAGACGTCCGTGGTCCTGTCCATGGACAACAACCGCAAGCTGGACCTGGACAGCATCATTGCCGAGGTCAAAGCCCAGTATGAGGACATTGCCAACCGCAGCCGGGCCGAGGCTGAGTCCTGGTACCAGACCAAG TATGAGGAGCTGCAGCGGTCCGCTGGCCAGCACGGGGATGACCTCCGTACCACCAGGATGGAGATCTCTGAGCTGAACCGGATGATGCAGAGGCTGCGCTCTGAGATTGACAGCCTGAAGAAGCAG TGTGCTGCCCTGCAGGCCGCCATCGCTGAGGCTGAGCAGCGTGGGGAGCTGGCCCTCAAGGATGCCAAGCACAAGCTGGCCGAGCTGGAGGACGCCCTGCAGAAGGCCAAGCAGGACATGGCCCGGCAGCTGCGTGAGTACCAGGAGCTGATGAACGTCAAGCTGGCCCTGGACATCGAGATCGCCACCTACCGCAAGCTGCTGGAGGGCGAGGAGTGCCG GCTCACTGGAGAAGGTGTCGGACCCGTGAACATCT CTGTGGTCTCCTCCTCGGGGGGCACAGGCTACAGTGGGGGCAGCGGCCTGTGTGTAGGCAGTGGCGGCTACGGCAGCGGCTACGGCAGCGGCCTCTCCTACGGCAGCGGGGGCTTCAGTTCGACCAGCGGCCGCAACTTGGGCGGCAGCACCTCCAGCGTGCGCGTCATCTCCAAGACTTCCTCCACCAAGAAGAGCTACAGGAGCTAA